One genomic region from Carassius auratus strain Wakin unplaced genomic scaffold, ASM336829v1 scaf_tig00217246, whole genome shotgun sequence encodes:
- the LOC113100331 gene encoding Bardet-Biedl syndrome 10 protein-like, whose product MQEECVSLQVCVSVVGALECVVRRCLGPDGGSVLFTRDTGESLISRHGRRLLSTLQLQHPMARMVLDCVCAHAKATGDGTKSFLLLLAALLRGIQDSHMERKGSLSIPSFQNLANRLLAVSRKELEDVVTHKLTPYASMYCSHRSYRLEGSILDLLIGGFISGRVGIGQADVLKRVLCEFYHKVSQDQNAVETISFIQSHFSFLHTAVTGLPTACSEVIEGLVVTCDWSVWTELQGPIKALIVYESFGASFVTVGENISVCIQKDYLHRSESVMKQKLATLLDLQVDVVLSSVKQPERVSQWARLNHVSLLECVDSAQLDFLSHICAAETLSHPPLQHLVMLKYCRRVQLGGHRYACLGTFLHMHTLVLCAPAPGFLDQIVCVSQGVFAMLQHLSQSFCQTLASDQSQSPSSDQSQSVLSSQDLWGGILHAGGVLPVGGMFEFLLHHFLLNERNSCDPESCKLLAEALLCLPRTLYSHNHRRFLNIQTRFLDDLKQWEKTKEKRSEMPELKFGFGFGESSVPCLESVSGKKQLVVSVLQCLHRLLCVGAILHTRSPLRTGPQTHSEEDEEEEEEKLKRSNSTPSTEG is encoded by the exons ATGCAGGAGGAGTGTGTGTCTTTGCAGGTGTGTGTCAGTGTGGTTGGAGCTCTGGAGTGTGTTGTCCGCCGGTGTCTCGGTCCAGACGGTGGAAGTGTTCTGTTCACACGAGACACAGGAGAATCTCTCATCAGCAGACACGGACGACGCCTTCTCAGCACACTCCAGCTGCAGCACCCCATGGCCAG GATGGTGTtggactgtgtgtgtgcacatgctaAAGCTACTGGAGACGGCACAAAATCATTCCTTCTCCTGCTGGCCGCGCTGTTACGAGGAATTCAGGACTCACACATGGAGCGCAAAGGATCTCTGAGCATCCCTAGTTTTCAAAATCTTGCTAATCGCCTGTTGGCTGTGAGCAGGAAGGAGTTGGAAGATGTCGTAACACACAAACTCACCCCATATGCCTCAATGTACTGTAGTCACCGTAGTTACAGACTGGAGGGCAGCATTCTTGATTTGTTGATCGGTGGGTTTATTTCTGGAAGAGTGGGGATCGGCCAGGCGGATGTACTGAAACGAGTCCTGTGCGAGTTCTACCACAAAGTCAGTCAAGATCAAAATGCAGTAGAAACGATCTCATTCATACAGTCACACTTCTCTTTTCTACATACGGCCGTGACAGGACTTCCTACTGCCTGCTCAGAGGTGATTGAAGGCCTGGTTGTGACCTGTGATTGGTCCGTGTGGACTGAACTGCAAGGACCAATAAAAGCACTAATTGTATATGAGAGTTTTGGAGCTTCCTTTGTCACTGTAGGTGAAAACATATCCGTGTGCATTCAGAAGGACTATCTGCACCGCTCGGAGAGCGTCATGAAGCAAAAGTTAGCAACTTTATTGGACTTACAGGTGGATGTGGTGCTGTCCTCCGTGAAGCAGCCAGAAAGAGTGTCACAGTGGGCTCGACTGAACCATGTTTCTTTACTTGAGTGTGTCGATTCAGCCCAGCTGGATTTTCTTTCACACATCTGCGCTGCAGAAACACTCTCTCATCCACCGCTTCAACACCTTGTGATGCTCAAGTACTGTAGACGTGTGCAACTCGGCGGGCATCGCTATGCCTGTCTGGGAACGTTTTTGCACATGCACACGCTTGTTCTTTGTGCACCAGCGCCGGGATTTCTTGaccagattgtgtgtgtgagccAAGGTGTGTTTGCAATGCTGCAACATCTATCTCAAAGCTTCTGTCAGACACTggcatctgaccaatcacagagtCCTTCTTCGGACCAGTCACAAAGTGTGCTTTCATCGCAAGACCTTTGGGGTGGTATTCTGCATGCAGGTGGAGTGCTTCCTGTTGGCGGCATGTTTGAGTTCTTGCTACATCATTTTTTGTTGAACGAACGTAACTCTTGTGACCCAGAGAGCTGTAAGCTTCTAGCAGAGGCTTTGCTGTGCTTGCCTAGAACGTTGTATTCTCACAATCACAGACGGTTTCTGAATATCCAGACACGTTTCTTGGATGATCTTAAGCAATGGGAAAAGACAAAAGAGAAAAGGTCAGAAATGCCTGAGTTGAAGTTTGGGTTTGGTTTCGGCGAGAGTTCTGTACCTTGTCTTGAGTCGGTCAGTGGGAAGAAGCAGCTGGTTGTTTCTGTCCTGCAGTGTTTGCACAGACTCTTATGTGTAGGGGCTATTTTACACACACGCTCTCCATTACGCACCGGCCCTCAAACACACtctgaggaggatgaggaggaggaggaagagaagctGAAGCGTTCAAATTCTACTCCGTCAACGGAGGGCTGA
- the LOC113100324 gene encoding GLIPR1-like protein 1 yields MDSLGGLLLRISVLLYGSCGVLSLLPEITEPEFIRRCVLAHNAQRSRTTPPAASSRSMSWDNGLAKGARDRARHCKASHHPGLAHFGHPLFGWMGENIWLGAPFSAFSVENAIHGWSRKGAYSLKNNNCSRLCGHYAQLMWSTSFKLGCAVNVCNKGIENFSTNPESTIFVCNYGDTGNVHGVTPSIAGVACSGCGSEICRDNVCRYDWFPGWDYGPPSSSYSISYWLTDLGLCILGVCWLLHFYETH; encoded by the exons ATGGACTCTCTCGGCGGTCTTCTCTTACGGATATCGGTGCTTCTGTACGGCTCCTGCGGCGTTCTGTCTCTCTTACCGGAAATAACGGAACCGGAGTTCATCCGCAGGTGTGTGCTGGCACATAACGCGCAGCGCTCGCGCACCACTCCACCTGCGGCCAGCTCGCGCTCAATG TCCTGGGATAATGGATTGGCCAAGGGTGCAAGAGACCGAGCAAGACACTGTAAAGCCTCTCATCACCCTGGGCTGGCACATTTCGGGCACCCGCTGTTCGGGTGGATGGGTGAGAACATCTGGCTGGGGGCTCCGTTTTCAGCCTTCTCAGTGGAGAACGCCATACACGGATGGAGCAGAAAAGGAGCTTACTCACTCAAAAATAACAACTGCTCACGCTTGTGTGGCCACTATGCACAG TTAATGTGGTCTACAAGCTTTAAGCTGGGCTGTGCTGTAAATGTGTGCAATAAAGGAATCGAAAACTTCTCCACTAACCCAGAATCCACTATTTTTGTTTGCAACTACGGAGACAC GGGAAATGTTCATGGTGTAACTCCAAGTATAGCAGGTGTGGCCTGCAGTGGTTGTGGGTCAGAGATCTGCCGAGACAACGTCTGTA GATATGATTGGTTCCCTGGGTGGGACTATGGCCCTCCCTCTTCATCCTACAGTATTTCCTATTGGCTGACTGATCTTGGGCTGTGTATACTAGGAGTTTGCTGGCTACTTCActtttatgaaacacattaa